In Acinonyx jubatus isolate Ajub_Pintada_27869175 chromosome B3, VMU_Ajub_asm_v1.0, whole genome shotgun sequence, a genomic segment contains:
- the LOC106969816 gene encoding olfactory receptor 4F6-like, producing the protein MFETNYSEVSQFVLLGLSTYRQVQHFLLAFSTVFYVTIVLGNLFVVFTVTFDPYLHSPMYFLLANLSFIDLCLSTLTVPKMIHNLCSGHKTISFQGCVIQIFALHVLGGSEMILLIAMALDRYVAICKPLHYLTIMSPEMCILLLSGAWVIGLIHAVVQVAFVVHLPFCGPNEIDSFYCDLPWFIKLACTDTYRMEFMVTANSGFISMGTFFLLLISYIFILVTVWKRSSGGLSKAFSTLSAHITVVVLFFAPCIFVYVWPFPTVPVDKFLAILDFMITPILNPIIYTLRNKDMKMAMKRLSSQFLNAKEVSDMLLALQ; encoded by the exons ATGTTTGAAACAAATTACTCTGAAGTGTCTCAATTTGTGTTGCTGGGACTTTCTACCTATAGACAAGTGCAGcattttctccttgctttctctACCGTGTTTTATGTAACAATTGTTTTGGGAAACCTTTTTGTTGTGTTTACAGTGACTTTTGACCCATATTTACATTCCCCCATGTACTTCCTTTTAGCCAATCTCTCATTCATTGATTTGTGCCTTTCTACCTTAACAGTTCCTAAGATGATTCATAACCTATGCTCTGGGCACAAAACCATATCCTTTCAGGGCTGTGTCATCCAGATATTTGCCCTTCATGTCCTGGGTGGATCCGAGATGATCCTGCTCATCGCCATGGCCTTGGACAGATATGTGGCCATATGCAAGCCCCTCCACTACCTGACTATCATGAGCCCAGAGATGTGCATTTTGCTTCTGTCCGGTGCTTGGGTTATTGGCCTCATTCATGCAGTGGTCCAGGTAGCTTTTGTTGTCCATTTGCCTTTTTGTGGTCCTAATGAGATAGATAGCTTTTACTGTGACCTTCCTTGGTTTATCAAACTTGCCTGCACAGACACCTACAGAATGGAATTCATGGTTACTGCCAATAGTGGGTTCATTTCCATGGGCACCTTCTTCTTATTGCTCATCTCCTATATCTTCATTCTGGTCACTGTATGGAAACGTTCCTCAGGTGGTTTGTCTAAAGCCTTTTCTACTCTGTCAGCTCACATCACTGTGGTGGTTTTGTTCTTCGCACCATGCATCTTTGTTTATGTGTGGCCATTCCCCACAGTGCCAGTGGATAAATTTCTTGCCATTTTGGACTTTATGATCACACCCATTCTGAATCCCATTATCTACACATTGAGGAACAAGGACATGAAGATGGCAATGAAAAGACTGAGTAGTCAATTCCTGA ATGCAAAAGAAGTTTCAGACATGCTGCTTGCTTTACAGTAG
- the LOC106969817 gene encoding olfactory receptor 4L1-like produces the protein MNSSMISEFVLLGLTNIWELEIFFFFIFLLAYAAIVAGNFLIVVTVTFDSHLYSTPMYFLLGNLSFLDMCISTITTPKMVTDFLKENKTISLWGCMAQMFFLHFLGGSEMTLLIVMAVDRYIAICKPLHYTSIMSRRVLTGSVLLSWVVGFVHTMSQMVFTINLPFCGPNILDDIFCDLPLVLKLACTETYVLELLVTADSGLLSFICFILLLISYTVILVTVRRRSSGGLSKALSTLSAHITVVTLFFGPCIFIYAWPVSSFSVDKFLSVFYSIITPLLNPIIYTLRNKEMKAAMNRLRTQHVRSRQIF, from the coding sequence ATGAATAGCTCAATGATATCAGAGTTTGTTTTGTTAGGACTCACCAACATTTGGGaacttgaaattttcttttttttcatatttttgttggCCTATGCAGCTATTGTGGCAGGAAACTTTCTCATCGTGGTCACCGTAACCTTTGACTCACATCTGTACTCCACACCAATGTACTTCCTCCTTGGAAATCTCTCCTTTCTGGATATGTGTATTTCTACAATCACAACCCCTAAGATGGTCACAGATTTTCTCAAGGAGAACAAAACTATTTCCTTGTGGGGCTGTATGGCTCAGATGTTCTTCCTCCACTTTTTAGGGGGCAGTGAGATGACTCTTCTCATAGTCATGGCTGTTGATCGGTACATTGCAATATGCAAACCTCTTCACTACACATCCATCATGAGCCGCCGAGTCCTcaccggctctgtgctgctgtCCTGGGTTGTCGGTTTTGTGCATACGATGAGCCAGATGGTTTTTACTATCAACTTGCCCTTCTGTGGTCCCAATATATTGGACGATATTTTTTGTGACCTTCCCCTAGTTCTAAAACTTGCCTGCACTGAGACCTATGTTCTGGAGTTGCTGGTAACTGCTGACAGTGGACTGTTGTCTTTCATCTGCTTCATACTCTTGCTCATTTCCTACACTGTCATTCTGGTAACTGTCCGACGCCGATCTTCTGGTGGACTCTCCAAGGCTCTGTCCACGCTGTCCGCTCACATTACTGTGGTCACTCTGTTCTTTGGGCCATGTATCTTCATTTATGCTTGGCCTGTCAGTAGCTTTTCAGTGGAtaaatttctttctgtgttttattcaATTATTACACCTTTACTGAACCCCATTATTTACACTCTGAGAAATAAGGAGATGAAAGCAGCCATGAATAGGCTGAGGACCCAACATGTCAGATCCAGACAGATCTTCTAG